The segment CCATAGATAGAGTACTATTGATACTTGattagaggattgaagaaatgttaattgtaattatgcaagttttatgaattattattgaaattaaatattatggttgataaggttgtaatgatttaatttggccttgcatattctttagggcttgctctaaggagtgtgcggccatcacgtatccgatccggatgttgggttcggggcatgacaaagtggtatcagagattaggtttaagatcatcagagattatgaagagatattaaaactttatgtaagatcaataggatgtgacaaagtggtatcagagctcaggttatgatcattaaggattataatataagtgatttaaatattacagagtaataacagagcttaggttatgatcattggagattatgatataagtgattaggatttgataaaatgatattagagcttaagtttaagtcactagggattatgaagtgatatcaaaactttatgcatgatcaataggatgtgacagagtgatatcagagaatatgatagaacagtactaaagctcaggtttaaggtcactagggattgtcatataagtgatatcaaaattttgagattataatcaatagagtatgattgataatattagagtttaagattatgatcattaaagatatgatagaatgatattagagtttaggttatgatcactagaaaatatgatttaagcggTATttaagtttaaggttataattattcagaattataattttagtgatatctgaacttaggttatgatcatgaggaacatgatagatataaaagagaagattcaatatttagattttgaatcaatagatattaagatgaaatttatgcataagtggcatatgatatctataataaaattgacgagttatatcttggatttcaattagtagggtggcctgaatataagaagagttgaccctggaaggaagcgggaggtattgatatgttatgttgagtatactcgatgattttagaatgctaaacttatatgaaaagaaatcatgataatttttttgattttgatgttaattatctgagtattataaattttaaatttatcaaaagaagttaggatatggtctaagaagaaatttcatcatatgagaaaaatatttttgagcattgaacctataagaggatcatatatgaaactcaatcttagatgaaaaaatatacttgaattttattatgagaatatgagatacacatcttgataaaatctttggttactcaaaatattatattctgaatataattttttgatctttcaagttgcattaaattttaagtcaaaagcttacttttttaagtggatcaaaagtattttgatattgttgttaaattaaagaagaaaatttattttgtcagagtatgatatacaggttatgatgaaatctttaataattcatattactatctttggattagattttttttaaatttttcttgtgattgttgaagatggtgaagtgtattaattattcaagtcaaagtttgaattttttttaaaaattgaattaagatatcttgctagtgttaaattttgaatgacttatacaagggacaagattttgtatggatttattgattaatattaagggttgtgatgaagggagctctataagatataatcaagttgattctacttaaggatattggcttgagttcttctagtttgtcaagttagaattaattcttttaaaaaggaagattgatttaaaaattatctaaatgattgtaaggtaaatctaaggttaactccaattgattctagacatattggattcttgaagagtgatgaaacttatacaatgatttcaaacataggaagtggatcaagatttaatttttatatgctatacccaaaggtagtaaagataaagaaacttaaaattttgccctaagtcttatatgaaatttgaaggttggatctatcttggattgatctaacatataaggatatttttatctttgatagacttatataatttgataaattaagatcagagtgcgcagcaaaagcgtggtagattaaattaattagaaatattaatcttttaaatcaaaagatattatgatgaaatacattagttgcaaataaggaaggattttattgataatgaaaggatgctataaattttgatctaatctgatcatagccggataatttttgtcagtaggttgcttcattgtagataataccaagaaattctagatatctcaaatttattaacagcttgatagttctgatattagttcaaacttagaatatcctgacatagatctcatatttttttaaaatttaatattgttacttttactgatatagaagattgaggttttcttaagatgagagtctacatataaaatttgttggaaggtcaagagaagaaaaaaatcaatgattgtgaagagtgcccgatgtttgacctttatttatttttctatcaagggtagcctgagataattataattttgagtggaatgtattagacaaataacggtggtatattagtacaagtccaaaatattacagttcttcaaaaaattgagaaatcaataagaagagatgaatttaaaattttaaataatttttgttataacaggatcatgagaaataaataatatataaaatattttcgtaagcttgagaatgatatgaaaatgtatactttgaaatatgtatctcaaacgacataacttaatttcgaggacaaaattatttgaaggggggagaatgtaacacccagCCCATTTGGaccctggaccaagcccaaaagcccaaagcccatataaaaaaaaattggaacgaAGAAGACTTccactgggagtcttcttccacccaaatcattggaggagaagtcgaatccaagggggattcgacctcccctccactTTATAAgaccctctctccccctcttcaACAACCCATGATGATCAtcggtctctctctctcctttctccttattTTCTCTAATTGAAGTCAAGGCCTTCCGTACTCATACTCGTCGAAAATTGGAGCCGATGATGCTATTaaagcttgaggtaagcccttctcctccttcctctttttctttccctcctttccatggcttcATGCACCATCGCCGGCCTTCGGGATCGTCGGAAAATTCTTGAAAAGggtgaatcctgttttgctctgtttcggtcggaccctttcctctttttttcgaCCACCGGCACCGTCGGTTGTGgcatctcatccctaggataggaccctcattcctttatatcttttttctgaaggtattggccgccggtgaccggccaatgatcgaaaaataaaagaaaaagtagcgatcccctgtttttccgatctcttcttgatttctcgccggccgaaccttgccgtcggccatcccttgctccaccgccgcctccacctactGTCGGACCTCCGACGAAGTCATCGCCCTCGTCAGAGCCAAGCTGGAGCCCCCTCGTCTGTCCCCTATTTCGGCTCAAGGGAGGCcatgggaagaaaaggaaaaaaaaaagaaagaagaagaaagaagaaaaagaaaagaaaagaaaaagagaaaaagaaaaagaaaaagaaaaagagaaagagaaaaataaaaataaaataaaataaaaaaagaagagagagaaattttttctctctcctcttcctcctttctctctctttcctctctcctctctctacattctctctatattttctctctctagattctctctctagacctttctctctttttatggattttatctctctagtgtctttctctctctgatttcatcacgaatcctaggataaaattgatataaaaatatgatgacctgagattgctccgaaattcatgcagtagattagattccgatccgatctttattcgaaattgataacatcaatcatggttaatccatattgagtcaccctgatatgacctctgatgatctcgaccataatTGCCTAATCGGAAGGATAAGaacattctctctctactttctctctctactttttttctaaaatttttatctcttcatggattttctctctctaaaagtcttatggattagtggaggatcaagatacttagacaaatcttaattttggttaatcatgagagaggtcctagatttgtgttattaggattgattatcggataattttctccatatatgatttttatatttgattagggttatgaagagatgattgtctgcatatgatatcgagtggaatattttgttaaaaaaattcataaattaaagaagaacattgatttctgtgcttggatcagtcatcggtaaagataagaatctttgtacatgatcatcattatatatgtattttaccgttgattttatctcattgattttgcatcgttggatttgagatcgatgaatttattatatctgagacactgttatttatttatgtgattttgagcatgagtatgttatatcaatacatatgtatcagcgattgatggcatgattatatgggtatgacatatttattatactgcaaaatttgaattgattaatgaagtcaaatattataatttcataaaaataaaaagaaagagaaatatagtTTGGACTGgctttgtcatgtggaatagcctgctaggagcttatgcctgggacagcccccacaggcttatgtgtggaagaatctgatccgagaaagatcaagaatgatttgatccgagaatgATCATGGCcattttgatccgagaaagatcatgaatatttcgatctaaagaagatcacagaaatcgatccgaataaaacaTCATCGCATGATCTTGGTAGTCCAaaaccaaagccaaaaagaaaaggattaaagatgatgtgttaatagaagaaaatagaaagataagacatgaaacaatcgttgaataaaattgttttacttattaacatatgataatgcatcttttttgataaaacagataatctataaatgtttgcagtattctggacagtgaaaatcggtttttatgtgttattgcttatctttattttcagattatattattatattggtgtgatatagaaattcttactgggctgtaaagctgataccacttcatctttcttttcttctcagagttacaagatgtccattgttggctatggtatggatttgtgagtgagcggatgcatagatagaataccgttgatacttgatcagaggattgaaggaatgttaattgtaattatgtaagttttatgaattattattgaaattaaatattatggtttataaggttgtaatgatttaatttggccttgcatattctttagggcttgctctaaggagtgtgcggccattacgtatccgatccggatgttgggttcgggacgtgacatatatttttataacaaCTGACGGTGGAAGCGCCAATGAGTGAAATTAACCGAGTCTAATACTTGGGAAAAAATACCATCAAGATTGAACCCTGAaccttcttatataaagagtggtAGAATCACCAGGACATCTGCTAGTTTGATTTCAATAATGTTTTGAGTTCAGAGCAGTCACTGAAACATTTCTTGTGAAATGTTTGGTCAAAACATTCGGGAAAGACCTCTCTGCTTATTTAAATGAACAACTTTATAGTTTTATTAGATAGCATTTGCCGAAAAGAAATTTTTCAAGTCCAGTTCTATCAAACTGGATTTAGATAATTTGCACATTAGATCAGAAGCGAAGACTACATAAGCGGTAGCTGTGGCTTTTGAAGTAGGAAAGAGGGATAGTGAAATATTTTCAGAGATCTTCTATGGTCAGTAACCAGTCATACTTGTGCAGCTACTCAGAAACATGTCCGTCTGCTTTTCGATGACAAGCACTCTGGAGATGCCATGACAGGAAAAAGCTTGGTACAATTCTTTAAGCTCTAGGCTGATTTGACAAGTAATTCTTCTTGATCTTCTGCAATCTGGGGACGACCTCTTTCATCAGGATCCTATCCTTAGGTGAGTCCTTAGAACACACCAAGCCCAATTCCAAGGAATCTGAGAGGCACTGATGCCTGGTGATTGGGTCGGCATGCTCATCTTCAAGGAGGTTGTGGTCAACAACATCCAACACCCTAGTGGGATGAGCCTCATACACCCACTTCCTCAGGCTGGATTCCCCTTCAAACATGGCGCCGGTTGGCTTCTTCCTTGTCATGATCTCTAGAAGCAGAATGCCATAGCTATAGACATCGACACTTCTGGACACTCTCCCGGCCGATCCATATTCTGTTGGACACAAAATGGTTAACAGATGGTAACTCAAACTTTAGGCAGGGCTATTTTGCTATATACTAATGGCGATGATATGGTTACCTGGAGCAATGTAGCCAATTGTGCCTAATGTGCTTGCTGACACCATGGATTTGCTGTCACCTAGCAGCAATTTGGCAATGCCAAAGTCGCCTACATGTGCATTCATGTCTTCATCCAACAGCACATTGCTTGGCTTTAGATCACAATGCAACACAACTTGAGGATGGTGGTGGTGAAGGTACTCCAATGCCGATGCTACGTCCAACATTATGTTTATCCTTTGCAGTAGGCTCAAGCAGTAATTGTGGGAATACAGCCATCGGTCGAGGCTGCCATTGGGCATGTATTGAAGCACCAATGCCTTGAAATCCAAGTTGGAGCAGGTGCTGATGATCTTGATGAGGTTCCTGTGCCGAACCGTGCGCAGTGCATGACACTCTGCATCAAAGCTCCTCGAAGCCTTTTCCATTTCCAGATTCAATACCTTCACTGCAACATCTAATCCATCATCCAGACGCCCCCTGAATATTGAGCCAAAGCCCCCTCTTCCTAATAAGTTGGCCTCGCTGAAGTCGTCAGTTGCACGGATTAGCTCATGGTATGAAATCAGTCTGTGGTCATTTAGACGTGGCGGATCGGTGGAGGTTTTGGTCTTTTTCCTCCTTCGACGAGCTACGAACACTAAGAGAACACTGAAGCAAGCAACAAGGACTAGCACAGAAGCAGTTACAGAAAGAGCAACTTTGAGTACACGCTGACTCCTCCTTGGATTGGAAACCGTAGCATTTGCAGAGCAAGGTGGAAATCCTAGCTTTGATGCTCCACATAATGCTGCATTCCCCTTTAGAGATTGGATGGTGAGATTTGAGAATATGCCTCCTTTGGGTATCTGTCCTTCCAACCTGTTGAAAGAAAGGTCTAGGTTGGTAACGTACCTGAGCTTGGCTAGGGACCCGGGTATGGCACCTGTGAGATCATTGGACGAGAGGTTCAAATACTTGATGCTGACCAGTCCACCCAAGATTTGTGGAATAGGACCGCGGAACAAGTTATGAGACATATCCAGAAATTCGAGCATCTGAAGCTGTCCAATGGCATTTGGGATGATACCTGAAAGCTGGTTTGCTGATAGAACCATTCTGTATATATTCTTCAAATTCCCCACATCTGGAGGAAGTGAGCCTTCAAAAGAGTTTCCCGACAAGTCGAGTTCCAAAAGGCTGCTTAGGCTCCACAGACTGCGGGGAATGGCCGACGACAATGAATTGGCAGCAAGACTCAGATGCTGAAGCCCACTGATGTTTCCCACTGAGACAGGTATTGATCCAGACAGCAGGTTCCCATCAAGACTTAGTTGGCCCAAACTCCTGAGCCGGTCGAGCTCACTTGGGATGGGACCATGGATTCTGTTTGCAGTCAGATTCAGCTCCTGAAGGCTCTCCAACCTTGTTAATGCTGTCGGTATTGTTCCTGTCAGCTCATTGGACATCAAGAATATGAGCAACAGGCCGGTCAAATTTCCCAATCCTGCGGGAATTTGCCCTCTGATATGATTCTGGTCAGCAGTAAACCTGAGTAGATTAGAAGAGAGGTTGGCAACGGATGGAGGAAGAACACCATCTAGCTCATTGTTTTCAATGTGTAGGTTCTCTAGATCTCTGCAGTTGGAAAGAGAGGTGATGAAGTCGAGTCCGCCGCTTAGATAGTTCCATCACAGATATAATGATGAGAGAAGTGGCATGTTTCTTCCGAAT is part of the Elaeis guineensis isolate ETL-2024a chromosome 15, EG11, whole genome shotgun sequence genome and harbors:
- the LOC105058525 gene encoding LOW QUALITY PROTEIN: uncharacterized protein (The sequence of the model RefSeq protein was modified relative to this genomic sequence to represent the inferred CDS: substituted 1 base at 1 genomic stop codon), translating into MEFHGFLLLIFFSLLHPQLILSMQHDNSTDLTALLAFKAAIQDPTGTLAASWTPNISFCAWTGISCSHRRRRVTALRLINLSLQGNIPPHLGNLSFLSRVELYNNSLWGPIPDALGRLPRLRRLALHLNQLSGPIPLTIFNMSFLSILSLSNNNLSGYLPKNHSFFLPQLGYFHVESNQLSGTIPSSLSQCPDLYVLSLSTNYFTGIIPVELANLQQLIILYLDHNNLSGTIPDSLGNLTNLKQLDLSFNFLSGEIPSGLGNLQSLLWMSLANNSLTGPIPASLSNTSMIQFIELTLNSLTGPVPIEFGRNMPLLSSLYLXWNYLSGGLDFITSLSNCRDLENLHIENNELDGVLPPSVANLSSNLLRFTADQNHIRGQIPAGLGNLTGLLLIFLMSNELTGTIPTALTRLESLQELNLTANRIHGPIPSELDRLRSLGQLSLDGNLLSGSIPVSVGNISGLQHLSLAANSLSSAIPRSLWSLSSLLELDLSGNSFEGSLPPDVGNLKNIYRMVLSANQLSGIIPNAIGQLQMLEFLDMSHNLFRGPIPQILGGLVSIKYLNLSSNDLTGAIPGSLAKLRYVTNLDLSFNRLEGQIPKGGIFSNLTIQSLKGNAALCGASKLGFPPCSANATVSNPRRSQRVLKVALSVTASVLVLVACFSVLLVFVARRRRKKTKTSTDPPRLNDHRLISYHELIRATDDFSEANLLGRGGFGSIFRGRLDDGLDVAVKVLNLEMEKASRSFDAECHALRTVRHRNLIKIISTCSNLDFKALVLQYMPNGSLDRWLYSHNYCLSLLQRINIMLDVASALEYLHHHHPQVVLHCDLKPSNVLLDEDMNAHVGDFGIAKLLLGDSKSMVSASTLGTIGYIAPEYGSAGRVSRSVDVYSYGILLLEIMTRKKPTGAMFEGESSLRKWVYEAHPTRVLDVVDHNLLEDEHADPITRHQCLSDSLELGLVCSKDSPKDRILMKEVVPRLQKIKKNYLSNQPRA